TTCTCTTCCATCTTTTCCTAAACAGACAACATGTCCAGCTCTTTCATAAAACTCAGCAGCTCTCGAACCAAGATACGCTGGATAACCTTCATCTCCCGGCATTTCTTCAAGACGTCCTGACATTTCTCTTAGCGCTTCTGCCCATCTTGATGTAGAATCCGCCATTATTGCAACTGAATATCCCATATCCCTAAAGTACTCAGCAATTGTAATTCCAGTATAAATACTAGCTTCCCTTGCTGCAACTGGCATATTTGAAGTATTTGCAATAAGTACTGTTCTTTTCATAAGTGATTCCCCTGTTTTAGGGTCGACAATTTCTGGAAATTCCATAAGAACATCTGTCATTTCATTTCCACGCTCTCCACAACCTACATAGACGATAATTTGAGCATCCGCCCATTTTGCCATTTGGTGCTGCACAACTGTTTTTCCTGAACCGAATGGTCCTGGTACACAAGCAGTTCCACCTTTTGTTACAGGAAAAAATGTATCAATTACTCTTTGTCCTGTTATCAATGGAGCTTCTGGATTTAATTTTTTTGAGTATTTTCTACCTCTTCTAACTGGCCATTTTTGCATCATTTGAACTTCTACATCACCTTTTTCAGTTTCAATTACTGCAACTGTTTCAGTTACTGTGAAATTTCCTGCTTTTATTGATTTTAGTGTCCCTTTTATTCCAAATGGCACCATTATTTTATGACTTACAACCGATGTCTCTTGAACAGCTCCTAAAATATCTCCTGCTTGAACTTTTTCTCCAGCTTTTAAAACTGGCTCAAATTCCCATTTTTTAGTTCTATTTAATGGAGCAACTTCTACTCCTTTAGTCAAAAAATCTCCAGCAATATTTTGATATTCTTTTAACGGTCTTTGAATCCCATCAAACATTGCTTCCAATAATCCAGGTCCCAACTCCACACTCAAAGGTTCTCCTGTTGTGTAAACAGGTTCTCCCGGTCCAATTCCTACTGTTTCTTCATATACTTGAATAGAGGCCTTGTCCCCTCTCATTTCAATAATTTCACCTATAAGTTTACTATCAGAAACTCTTACCACATCATAAACATTGGCATTTTCCATACCTTCTGCAACTACAAGAGGTCCTGATACTCTAATAATTCTTCCTGTTTTCAACTAATCTACCTTCTTTCTTCAAATTTTGAAAACTATTTTAATTTAACTATTCAAAAAATTAAAATATGTTAGAGCCTATTGCTTTTTCTACATATTCGTCTATTTTACTTAATCCTAATCCAAGTGTTCCTTGATTATTAGGAATGACAATAACGGCCGGCACTATTTTATCTGTATATCTTTCAATCGTATCTTTTACCAAAACGGCTGTCTGCTCAGTTACAAAAATAATACCAAAGTTATTTTTCGCCATCTCATCTATGGAATGTCTCGCCTCTTCTTTAGTTATTACAGGATACACGCAAAGTCCCAGTGCTTTAAATGGTAAAATTGTATCTTTATCTCCAACAACACCTATTTTATGCATATGTATCACGCAGCCTTTCCCTTATTTTCTCTGAACTTATGTTATTAATTTTGCTGACCATAATAAGTCTAATTGCATTGATTTCACGCTCTTTTGCAACAAGATATGTAAATAACGGTTCAGGTCCAAATACAATGTATTTAGACTCTTTATTTAATTCCATCAAATAATTATCTGATATTTTTTCAAATTCCGATAATCTTTTTGTTTCATTAAAAACTTCGACACCTTTTACTAAATACGGTCCCAATTTTTCTTTTTTAAATTTATTTAAAATTGTCTCTGGACTGTCATTCAATGATCCCACAATTTTATCTTTTGAAATTGTTCCGCCATCAAATATTACGCTGTCCAAAAATTTTGCATCTCTTTTTTGTTTTTGAACTCTAAATAAAGTTATTATATTTTGAAAATCAATAAGTCCTTTGACATAATCCGTTATAACTTTCACATCAATTTTTTTTGATAAATTTACTAAATTTTTGAAATAATATTTTTCTACAATAATATCAATTTTTTGCGGAGTAAGATTTTCCTCTTTTTTTATTTCTGCAATCGCTTCCAAAATTTCTTCTGGCAAATCTAAACTTTGAGTTTCAGATTTTGTCTTAAATTTTGTTATATCAATTGTTCCAGCATTCATCAATAAATTTGTGTTATCCTTTTCAAAAACTTTGCTTTTTATCAATACTTTCAAATTGTGATAGTCGTATTTTAGCGACAAAATATCAACAACTTCTTTATTTTTAGACATATTGCGAACTAGTGAAAAAACTCTTTCTGTTTCTCTTTTTAAAATTTTTTCATAATCTCTGCTATTTTGAATGTCCGTCATATTTTGAGAATACTCAGTTTCTGACAATAATTTTAAAACCTCTTCGCAAGTTTCAGATTCTATCATTCGCTCAAGCCTATTTTTAGTTAAGAGTCTTTTTTCTAGTACCCTAATAGTTACGACACTTTGACCGTAATCCATTCTATCCATATTTTTTTCTCCCTTAATTTTACTTAAAACCGCAAAAATATTTTAAATTTTCAATTTTAAAGTAATTCATAGCTAAGTTTACTTTTTATGAGAAAAGAAGTTTTGAAATTTCAACTTCCAATTCATCTCTCATAAAATCTATTTTTACTTCAAAAGTATAGTTCTTTTGAACACCATTTTCTTCAATAATAAATCCTGAACTTACAAATTCATTTTCTTTAATTTTAGCGTTTTTAAATTCTTTTTTCACATCTTGCAAAAATTCTTTTTTTACAATTAATTCTTTTGAAGAAATCGAATTTTTATCAATATTTTTATTTAAATACGCCATATAATCTTGTTTTTTCATATTTGATAATTTTTCTTTTAACTTTTCTATAACTTTATCAATTACTATTTGTTTTGCTTTTAATTTTTCATTTCTTATTTTCAAATTTGCACTTGATTTTATTCTATCAGTTAAAAGCACTTGTTCTTTTTTTGCTGATTCAAGAATTTTTTCTTTTTTTTGTGAAACTTGTTTCATACTTTTTTCATATTTTTTATCAGCTTTTTCTTGCGCTTCACTCACAATCTGCTCTCCAGCAGCTTTTGCATCACTTAAAATCTTTGATGTCAAATTGTCAATGCTAGACATCGTCTGCCTCCTTTTTTTGTAAATTTTTTAATTAATTTTTTTATTTAATTAAAATTTACCTAACAACATAATAGATACTACGAATGCAAGTAGTGCGTAAGTTTCAACCATTACCGCATAAATTATACCTTTTGTATTTTGTTCTTCATTTTTTGCAAGTAAGCTAATTCCTGAAGCTGCTACTCTACCTTGTGCAATTGCTGAACCATATCCTGCGATTGCAATTGGAAGACAAGCCATTAAAATTCCTAAACCATTTGCAACAGAAAGATCTTTAGTAATTTTTCCTAAAACCATAAGTCCAATAACGAAACCATATAATCCTTGCGTACCTGGCAATAATTGTAATACTAGTGATTTACCAAATTTTTCTGGTTCTTCACTCATAAGTCCTGTCGCTACTTCCCCAACTAATCCTACTCCTTTAGCAGACCCTATTCCTGCTAATAATGTCGCTAATGCTGCTCCTAATGTTGCAAATACAGCACCTCCATTTTGCGCTAAAAATTGTGATAAATTCAAATTCATTTTACTTCCTCCTAAAATTATTTATTATTTTTATTTTATAAATTAATTTTTAATCTTTAAATCTTTTATTTTTTTTATTTTTATTTTTTTAGTTTTTAGTCTTTTAAATTTATTTTTTTAGTTTCTGTTCTAAAATCTTTAAAAGGTTTTCCTCCACCTTCGTAAAATTTTCCAAAATATTCTACATACATAAGTCTTGATGTATGAACATATGCACCCAAGAACGATAAAAACATATTAAATAGATGTCCAAATACTAAAATCACAGGCACAAATATCATTCCAGCCCAATTTCCCGCAATCATTCCTGCGATCATATTAATTGTTGAAGCGATAAATCCACCAGAAAGTCCTAACGCCATAAGTCTTGAATAAGATACAAAATCTCCGATATAACTTGAAATTCCGTAAAGGCTGTATAGTCCACCACCTAGTTTTGCACCGACACCTTTAGCTTCTCTTCCACCTGTTAGCACAATTCCAACCATTCCTAAAATCATTACCCACATTGAAACTTGAGTTACGACAGGCGATAAATTCTTTAATTTGAAAATTAAAAATACAATTCCACCTGCAAGTGACATATACCAAAATAATACATCATAAATTGCGTCAAGCGATTTTCCATCACGAATTAACATATACGCTTTTATTCCAAGTCCTACAAAAATATGGACAACTCCAAATGCAATAGAACCTATAAGAAGCTTATTATACTGACTTGAAGGATCAACTAGACGCCACATATTCGGTATTGTTGCACCAAAATATGAACCGTATAAAAATCCCCAAAAGATAACTGAAAAACTCAAGTAAAAGAAAAATTTAACTGATTTTTTCATACTGTCATTTAAATTAACAATTTTTAAAGTGATGGCTGTTGCAAGTAAAAGAACTAATCCATACCCAACATCAGCTCCCATCATACCAAAAAACAAGATATAAAATGGTGTAAATAACGGTGTTGGATCAATTTCATTGTATCTTGGATAAGCATACATCTGTGTCAAAGTTTCAAAGTTAGCCGAAACTTTTCCATTTTTTAGTTTAATTGGAACTGTTTCATCATCTTTTCTAGCTTCTTCAAAACTTACATAATAATTTCCGTTTGTTTCTTCGTTTATTAATTTTTCAAATTCATCTTTTTTTGCCGTTGGTATCCAACCATTTATAATATTTGTATTTTTTGTCTGTGCTAATTTTTCAGATTCAGAAATTCTCAATTTTTTATTTTGTAAATATTCATAAATTGCTTCTAAATCTGATAAATCTTCACCATATGATTTGATTTTTGATTTTAATTTTCTTTTTTCTTTTTTTAATTCAGAAATTTCTTTTTGTAAATTATCCTTGTAATCTTGTGGAACTGCATCTATATCAAGATTTGCTACAGTAAAACTGCTATTTCTAAATACTTCCGACAATTTTTCACTCTCATTTTTTTCAATAAGTGAAATCACAAGATAATAAACTTCATCTTTTACAATTTTTAATTCTTCGTAATAAGTATTACTCAATTTTGAAATTTGCTCAATAAATGTACCTTTTAATTTTAACGGCACAGTTCCCAAATAAGAATTAACTTTTTTTAATTTTTTTAATTCTTTCGGATTCACATCAAGTCTTTCCCATAAATCAATTTCATCATATTTGCTGTATTTTTTAGAAATTCTGCTCTTAATATTGGCATATTGAGCTCCAATATCATTTAATTCAGAAGATACTTTTTTCCAGTCATACGACAAAACTTTTTTATACAATTCATCAAATGTGTAATTTTCATTTCCCTTAATGACATCTCTCAAACGAGTTTTTCTCTCATCATACTTTTTTATCAAGGAAATTGCACTTCTCACTTGATGAAGTCTTTCTTCAATATGTGTCAATTCTTCATTGTTCACATATTTTGTTACACCTTCAATTTTATTTCCATTGATTTCATCATTTTTTCTATTTTTGCTTCCACTTTCATCTTCGCCTTCATTATTGTTTAATTTTATATCAACAAAATTGACTTCTTTAAATCTCTGAAGTTTTTTTAGTATTTCTGCTCTCTTAGAACCAAAAATGACCAAATCAAATTTACTCATCTTTACTATTGCCATTATTTTACAATCCTCTCTGCCAATAAATCAACGACTTTGTCTATTCTTCCGTCGTCAATTTCAAGAATTTTTTTTATGTTTTCCGCTTCGCTGTCTAAAAGAAACTTAACTTTTTCTTCGGCTTTTTCCACTGAAGATTTTTTTATGCTTTCTGCTTCTTTCGATGCTTCCAAAAGTATTTTTTCACTATCGGATTTTATTTTCTCATCGATATTTTTTAAAATATCCTTTGCGGCATCATTTGAGCTTAGAATAATACTGTCTGCTTCTCTTTCAGCATCTTTTATTTTTTCTAAAATTTCTTTTGCCAAGATGTGACCTCCTTCTTTAAAAATAATTAAAAATAATTAAAACATTTTTATATCTAAATTAATTATGTTTTAATTTAAATTTGTGACCAAAAAGTCATTAACTGCTCTTATAATACTACCAGTTTTTTTATGTTTTGTCAAGTTTCATCAATCAGTTTTAACTGGATAAAGCTCCTTTTAAAAATGTTGCTCACATAAATTCCAATGAGTCTTACTTCATCTTTTTTTACGAAATGACTAAAATTTTCAAGTGCAACTTTATAAATTAATTTTTCATCATTTGTTGTATTTTCAAGTGTTTTTGAGCGAGTGTGTCCAGTAAAATCAGAATATTTTATTTTTACTGTAATTGTTTTTACAAATTCTTTTTTTTCTTTTAACTTTTGACAAATTTTTTCAACTTGTGCTCTTAACTCTTCTTGCAATTCATAAATTTCATTGACATTTTGGTTAAAAGTTATTTCATAGCCATAAGATTTTCTTTTTTTGTCAACATTAATTTTGGAAAAATGCTCTCCTCGAATAACATCATAAATATATTCGCCTCTACTTGCTCCAAATTTCCTAATTAATTCATTTCTCGAAATCTCATAAAGCTGTGAAACTTTAGTTGCTTCAAAATCAAAATTTAAAATTTCTTTCGTCTTTTTCCCAATTCCAGGAATTATTGAAAAATCTTTTTCAAAAATATAATTCACAAAATGATTTTTATCTTCAAAAATAAAAAATCCATTTGGCTTATTGGCGTCACTTGCAATTTTTGCACTAACTTTGCTAAATCCTATTCCAACCGAACAAGTCAAATTCATATTTTTATAGATATATTCTTTAAATTTTTTTATAAATCTCTTTATTTTAGAAATTTTTCGAGCTCTAGTTTGATTTTCTGCCAAAATAAACTGGGTTATATCCAAATATCCTTCATCTACCGAAGTAAATTCATATATTTTAATAACTTTTTTTATTAAATTCTGTATTTTTTCTCCTTCCAAAAAATAAAAATTCTTTCTTGGATAAATCACTTTTAAATGTGGACACAGTCTTTTTGCATTCGCCATCGCCATAGCTGATTTCACTCCAAACTTTCTAGCTTCATAACTTGCCGTTGTAACAACTCCGCTTCCAACCGCAATTGCTTTTCCACGCAAACTTGGATTATCTCTTTGCTCAATTGAAGCAAAAAATGCGTCCATATCATAATGAAGATATATTTTCTCACTTTCCATAATTTTTTACCGTTTTTATTATAATTTTATCGTCGGCAAAATCATATTAAATTTACCATTTTCAATTTTATATTTATATTTTGCCAAATTTGCAAGTTCCAAGCTGTGAGTTACAATTATTATTGACTGCTGTCTTTCTTTATTTATTTTGATAAATAATTCATTTATTATATTACTCGTTTCCGTGTCCAGATTTCCTGTCGGCTCATCTGCCAAAATTATATCTGGGTCATTCATCATAGCTCTAGCTATAGCAACTCTTTGTTTCTCACCACCAGATAATTCCATTGGCTTATGTTTTGTACGATTTTCCAAATTTACAAGTGACAAAAGTTCTTTTGCTTTTTTTTTGGCTTTATCGTGAGTCATATTTTTATTTATTAAAGACGGCATCATGACATTTTCCAGTGCTGTAAACTCATTTAATAAATAGTGAAATTGAAAGACAAAACCTATTTTTTCATTTCTTATGATATTTTTCATATTTTCATTTTTATAGTCAACCTTTTCACCATGAATTATAATTTCACCATTTGTTGGCTCATCCAAAAGTCCCAAAATATTTAAAAGCGAAGTTTTTCCACTTCCAGATTTTCCTTGAATGGAAACAAAATCTCCTTTATTAAATGCCAAACTAATATCTTTTAATATGTGAATTTCTTCAACTTTCGTTTTATAAATTTTATTAACATTTTTTAATTCTATTATTTTATTCATATTTTAAAGCCTCCACAGGTTTTAATTTTGCCGCTCTTGACGCTGGAAAAATAGTTGAAATAAATATAACTATAACCGTAACAACATATATTATAACTAATTCTTTTGCCGAAATATAAAGTGGCAGCTCTTCCAAATAATAAGTTCCATTTTTCATAAATACTTTAAACAATATTTTTAGCACAAATAAAACAATCGGCGAAAGTATGCTTCCCATTATCATCCCAAAAAATCCTAGCAAAAGTCCTTCTATCATAAAAATTCTACGAATATTTTTATTTGTATAACCAATTGATTTTAAAATTCCAATATCTTTAATTTTTTCTCTGACAACCATATTTAAAATAACCGACACGGCAAAACTTGCAATTAACAATAAAAGACTTAAAATGGCGATTAAAACGAATTTTTCAAATCTAACTGCATTTAAAAGACTTTGATTAAGCATTTTCCAATCCAAAATTCCATATTCTGAATGAGGAATTACATTATTTGAAATTATTTTTTTCTCAACATTTTCAACTTTCTGCGGGTTAATCGTTTTCACCCAAATATCTGTCGCCACTTCTCCTTGGTCTGCTGATATTTGCATGGTTTTCATAGGAACTATAGCAAGATTTGTGTCATATTCCAAAAATCCTGTTTTAAAAATCCCACGCACAATTAATTTTATTTCGTTGTTTTCCGCTGAAACAAGGCTTATCTCTTGACCGACCTTAAGTCCCATTCCCTTTGCCAATTCTTCTCCAACTAAAATCGAATTAAGTTCTTCAACATTGTTATTTCCAGCAATCATTCTCAAATCCAAGTCATTTTTCACATTATCTGGCATAATTCCATAAGCCAAAACTCCTCTTGCAAATCCCTGTGACTTTATAATTGACTGACTATTTATTTTTGGAATAACAGCCTTTACACCTTCCACCTTTTTCAGATTTTCCACCACTTCGCCATAATTTTCAAAAAAATTCTTTTTCTTGTGCTTTATCAAAATATGTGGACTCATTGTAAGAAGCGAATTAATCATATTTCTTCCAAGTCCATTTGACACAGTCAACGACACAATAAAAACTGTCACAGCAATTGCAATTCCAAGCGTAGAAAATATACTTTGAAATTTTCTCTCCACAATGTGCCTAAACGCAATAAAAAACTCCACCATTTTTTCTCTCTCACTTTCCTTTCTTTTAAATACTTTTCTTTTTTTCTTTTTTTTAATTTTTTTGATTTTTATTTTATATTTTAAAAATCAATTTATCACCAATTCGATTTTTTAATAATTTTAATAACAGTATTTCATTTTTTATATTTAATCTAATTTGTACTCTTTTATTATCAAAAGTTATTATTTCTAAAACTTTGTCAATTTTTGCAGCACTCACTTTTGCCACTTTTACAGTCGCACTTTCTATATTTGAAACTTCTATTTTTAATTTTTTTACAAAAATAGCATCATTTTCAAATACGATTTTATAGCTAAATATTAAAAATATTGAAACAAAAACATATAAAAACAAAATTAAAATCAAAATAATTTTTAATCCTGATAATTTTTCAACTCCTGTAATTCCTTTATATAACGAACTTGACGCAATAAATATAATTACTATAAAAAAAATAGACGATGAAAATATATATTTTGTATTGACTCTAAAAATATATTTTTTCTTTTCATCTTCTATTTTATATTTTTCCACTTCTTCACTCAAACTTTTTGAATCAAATAAATTTCCCATATTTCATAATATTACTTAATATTTGTAAGCAACTTCTCCTTTTTTCTTAAAATTCAAATTATCTCTCACATATCTTTCAAATTTATCTTCATTCGTAAGATCATTTGTATTTTGGATAATTTTATTTTTTTGCTCAATAGCTTTTTTTATATCCACATCAACAGAGGCAATATTTTTTTGTATTTCTTTTCTACCTGAATATCTTATCGCACTATCATAAAGTTGATATGCTACAATTAAACCAAAAATAATATTCCACAAAAAAACTAATCTTTTCATTTATATTTATACTCCTTAATAATAATATAATTTTATTTTATTTTATCTTTTTGATTTTTTATATTTTATTTTTTTATTTTTTTGTCATTTCTAATTTTTTCAATTTCAAAAATAAAACTGTCCAAACTATCAAACTTTTTATAGACAGAAGCAAACCTAACATATGCAATCTCATCTAAATCTATTAAATATGAAAGTATTTTATCACCTAAAATATTTGATTTTATCTCACCAGAATATTCTGTTAAAATTTCTCGCTCGATTCTATCTATAACTTCTTCAATTTTTTCAGTATCACAATATCTTTTTTCAAATGCACGAATAATACCATTATAAACTTTTTCACGAGAATAAGATTGTCTTTCACCACTTTTTTTTATCACTTTTAGCGACAACTCCGCAACTTTTTCATGCGTTGTAAATCTTTTGCCACACTTTTCACATTCTCTTCGTCTTTTGATTGAATTTCCTTCAAAATATGCACGACTATCAACTACTTTAGTATTTTCATTTCCACAAAACGGACATCTCATAACTTCACCTAATTTTCTTCTTCTCTTATAATTTTTACGATTTCTTCGTTTGTCTTTGCCTTTAATAAAGAATCAACAAATCTTTCTTCCCTAATAAACCTAGAAATTCTCGCAAGTATTCTTAAATATTCCTGAGTTTGATTCTCAGGACATAAAAACATAAAGAAAATATTAACTTTATCTTCATCAAGCGATTCATATTCAATTCCATTTTTAGAAATTCCAAAAGTTACTATCAACTCATCAACCGCTTTAGTTTTAGCATGCGGCAAAGCAATTTTTCTTCCAATTCCTGTAGTTCCCATTTTTTCACGCAAAAAAATATCATTTAGCGCCAATTCTTCATTTTTTACCAAACCACATTCTTTTAAATTTTCAAAAAGTTCTTTTATAACCGAATTTTTACTGGTTGATTTTAAATTCAAACAAATCGTATCTGTCTGAATATAATCAGCTATCTTTTTATTTTCCATAAATTCCCTCCAAAATAAATTTTTGTACATTTAGTTCCACTTGCAACTGCATATTTATATATTTTTCAAAAATAATAATTATTTTTTTTAAACTTTTTTTATGCTTTTCGACTTTTTCCTGAAAATTTAAATCTTTATTTAAAGTCAATATTTTTTTATATTCTAAAAATAATTCTTTTTTTAAAAGCGATTTTATTTCGCCAATTTCATAAATTCCGTGTTCTGCCATAATTCTATGCAAGAACGCCACAATAATATAATATTTATAACCTTGCTTTAATTCATCCGTTTCGTTTATATAACTCAAAATATCCGTTAATTTTAAAAAAAATCTTTCATTTTCAACACTTTCATCATAAATTTTGTCTATACAGTCCAAAATATATAACGATATTTCCAGTTTTTCAATGTCACTCAAAATATTTTTAAAAACTTTTGTTATATTTGCCTCTTTTATTGAATAAAAATTATTTCTTTTCGAAATGGTAAATTCGACAATATTCATCGGATTATACGCAGCTAAACTTCTTTTTTTAGACTTTGTCACTCCAAATGACATTGCCAAAATTTTACCAATTTCTTTGGAAAAAATAGTAACCAATAAGTTATTTTCTCCATATTCTTTCTTTTTCAATATTATTCCATTTATTTTAAAAATCTCCATAAAAACCTTTATTTAAAATTTGATAATCTATAAATCACTTGCGAACTGCCATCTTTTACAGATATTTTTGTTGGAAAATAGTATCCGTTTGACAATTTATAGTCACTGAAATTTACTGTATATCCTCTGCTGCTAATTGAAGTTAACCAATTTCCTGAAAAATGGAATGTATCTCCATTTTTTGTCTGTGTCTTTTTACCACTTATTCTTGATATTTTGTTAAACACTGCCAAAATATTTGCCTCATCTTTTTCAACTTT
This genomic stretch from Leptotrichia sp. oral taxon 218 harbors:
- a CDS encoding ABC transporter permease, with the protein product MVEFFIAFRHIVERKFQSIFSTLGIAIAVTVFIVSLTVSNGLGRNMINSLLTMSPHILIKHKKKNFFENYGEVVENLKKVEGVKAVIPKINSQSIIKSQGFARGVLAYGIMPDNVKNDLDLRMIAGNNNVEELNSILVGEELAKGMGLKVGQEISLVSAENNEIKLIVRGIFKTGFLEYDTNLAIVPMKTMQISADQGEVATDIWVKTINPQKVENVEKKIISNNVIPHSEYGILDWKMLNQSLLNAVRFEKFVLIAILSLLLLIASFAVSVILNMVVREKIKDIGILKSIGYTNKNIRRIFMIEGLLLGFFGMIMGSILSPIVLFVLKILFKVFMKNGTYYLEELPLYISAKELVIIYVVTVIVIFISTIFPASRAAKLKPVEALKYE
- a CDS encoding PTS sugar transporter subunit IIA; the encoded protein is MENKKIADYIQTDTICLNLKSTSKNSVIKELFENLKECGLVKNEELALNDIFLREKMGTTGIGRKIALPHAKTKAVDELIVTFGISKNGIEYESLDEDKVNIFFMFLCPENQTQEYLRILARISRFIREERFVDSLLKAKTNEEIVKIIREEEN
- the dinB gene encoding DNA polymerase IV, which produces MESEKIYLHYDMDAFFASIEQRDNPSLRGKAIAVGSGVVTTASYEARKFGVKSAMAMANAKRLCPHLKVIYPRKNFYFLEGEKIQNLIKKVIKIYEFTSVDEGYLDITQFILAENQTRARKISKIKRFIKKFKEYIYKNMNLTCSVGIGFSKVSAKIASDANKPNGFFIFEDKNHFVNYIFEKDFSIIPGIGKKTKEILNFDFEATKVSQLYEISRNELIRKFGASRGEYIYDVIRGEHFSKINVDKKRKSYGYEITFNQNVNEIYELQEELRAQVEKICQKLKEKKEFVKTITVKIKYSDFTGHTRSKTLENTTNDEKLIYKVALENFSHFVKKDEVRLIGIYVSNIFKRSFIQLKLIDET
- a CDS encoding V-type ATP synthase subunit K — protein: MNLNLSQFLAQNGGAVFATLGAALATLLAGIGSAKGVGLVGEVATGLMSEEPEKFGKSLVLQLLPGTQGLYGFVIGLMVLGKITKDLSVANGLGILMACLPIAIAGYGSAIAQGRVAASGISLLAKNEEQNTKGIIYAVMVETYALLAFVVSIMLLGKF
- a CDS encoding V-type ATP synthase subunit I, producing MAIVKMSKFDLVIFGSKRAEILKKLQRFKEVNFVDIKLNNNEGEDESGSKNRKNDEINGNKIEGVTKYVNNEELTHIEERLHQVRSAISLIKKYDERKTRLRDVIKGNENYTFDELYKKVLSYDWKKVSSELNDIGAQYANIKSRISKKYSKYDEIDLWERLDVNPKELKKLKKVNSYLGTVPLKLKGTFIEQISKLSNTYYEELKIVKDEVYYLVISLIEKNESEKLSEVFRNSSFTVANLDIDAVPQDYKDNLQKEISELKKEKRKLKSKIKSYGEDLSDLEAIYEYLQNKKLRISESEKLAQTKNTNIINGWIPTAKKDEFEKLINEETNGNYYVSFEEARKDDETVPIKLKNGKVSANFETLTQMYAYPRYNEIDPTPLFTPFYILFFGMMGADVGYGLVLLLATAITLKIVNLNDSMKKSVKFFFYLSFSVIFWGFLYGSYFGATIPNMWRLVDPSSQYNKLLIGSIAFGVVHIFVGLGIKAYMLIRDGKSLDAIYDVLFWYMSLAGGIVFLIFKLKNLSPVVTQVSMWVMILGMVGIVLTGGREAKGVGAKLGGGLYSLYGISSYIGDFVSYSRLMALGLSGGFIASTINMIAGMIAGNWAGMIFVPVILVFGHLFNMFLSFLGAYVHTSRLMYVEYFGKFYEGGGKPFKDFRTETKKINLKD
- a CDS encoding V-type ATP synthase subunit C produces the protein MDRMDYGQSVVTIRVLEKRLLTKNRLERMIESETCEEVLKLLSETEYSQNMTDIQNSRDYEKILKRETERVFSLVRNMSKNKEVVDILSLKYDYHNLKVLIKSKVFEKDNTNLLMNAGTIDITKFKTKSETQSLDLPEEILEAIAEIKKEENLTPQKIDIIVEKYYFKNLVNLSKKIDVKVITDYVKGLIDFQNIITLFRVQKQKRDAKFLDSVIFDGGTISKDKIVGSLNDSPETILNKFKKEKLGPYLVKGVEVFNETKRLSEFEKISDNYLMELNKESKYIVFGPEPLFTYLVAKEREINAIRLIMVSKINNISSEKIRERLRDTYA
- a CDS encoding V-type ATP synthase subunit E, with translation MSSIDNLTSKILSDAKAAGEQIVSEAQEKADKKYEKSMKQVSQKKEKILESAKKEQVLLTDRIKSSANLKIRNEKLKAKQIVIDKVIEKLKEKLSNMKKQDYMAYLNKNIDKNSISSKELIVKKEFLQDVKKEFKNAKIKENEFVSSGFIIEENGVQKNYTFEVKIDFMRDELEVEISKLLFS
- a CDS encoding V-type ATP synthase subunit A, producing MKTGRIIRVSGPLVVAEGMENANVYDVVRVSDSKLIGEIIEMRGDKASIQVYEETVGIGPGEPVYTTGEPLSVELGPGLLEAMFDGIQRPLKEYQNIAGDFLTKGVEVAPLNRTKKWEFEPVLKAGEKVQAGDILGAVQETSVVSHKIMVPFGIKGTLKSIKAGNFTVTETVAVIETEKGDVEVQMMQKWPVRRGRKYSKKLNPEAPLITGQRVIDTFFPVTKGGTACVPGPFGSGKTVVQHQMAKWADAQIIVYVGCGERGNEMTDVLMEFPEIVDPKTGESLMKRTVLIANTSNMPVAAREASIYTGITIAEYFRDMGYSVAIMADSTSRWAEALREMSGRLEEMPGDEGYPAYLGSRAAEFYERAGHVVCLGKDGREGALTVIGAVSPPGGDISEPVSQATLRIVKVFWGLDANLAYRRHFPAINWLNSYTLYQTKVDGWMDKNVGPEFSKNRSKAMSLLQEESSLQEIVRLVGKDTLSEKDQLKLEVAKSIREDYLQQNAFMESDTYTSLEKQDKMLELVLKFYDEGIRGLDNGAYLNEITDLAVRERIARAKYLPESELSKIDEISKELTEQIDNLINKGGALNA
- a CDS encoding ABC transporter ATP-binding protein; translation: MNKIIELKNVNKIYKTKVEEIHILKDISLAFNKGDFVSIQGKSGSGKTSLLNILGLLDEPTNGEIIIHGEKVDYKNENMKNIIRNEKIGFVFQFHYLLNEFTALENVMMPSLINKNMTHDKAKKKAKELLSLVNLENRTKHKPMELSGGEKQRVAIARAMMNDPDIILADEPTGNLDTETSNIINELFIKINKERQQSIIIVTHSLELANLAKYKYKIENGKFNMILPTIKL
- the nrdR gene encoding transcriptional regulator NrdR; protein product: MRCPFCGNENTKVVDSRAYFEGNSIKRRRECEKCGKRFTTHEKVAELSLKVIKKSGERQSYSREKVYNGIIRAFEKRYCDTEKIEEVIDRIEREILTEYSGEIKSNILGDKILSYLIDLDEIAYVRFASVYKKFDSLDSFIFEIEKIRNDKKIKK
- a CDS encoding V-type ATP synthase subunit F translates to MHKIGVVGDKDTILPFKALGLCVYPVITKEEARHSIDEMAKNNFGIIFVTEQTAVLVKDTIERYTDKIVPAVIVIPNNQGTLGLGLSKIDEYVEKAIGSNIF